AGATATTATGAAGAATATGCAAGAAAATGCACGTTATCTTGCTTCAAAACTTGAAGCTACTGGTAAATTCAAGATAATAAATAAGAGAGTAATATTTCCACTGGTGACTGTAGAGCTTCAAAACTGTGAATTTAATGCATTCCATCTTTCTGAAAAGCTTAGACAGAAGGGATGGATTGTACCTGCTTACACACTTCCACCAAATGCTAATGAAATTGCTGTTTTAAGAATGGTTGTAAAAGAAAGTTTTAGTAAAGATATGGTTGAAATGCTCTTTGACGATATAATGAAATCAATTGAAAAGCTCAATCAGTCCAGTGAAGAAAGAAAAGAGATAATTGATAAAAAAGAAAATCCAACACTGCTTTATTAGAAAAATAATTCAGTTATTTTTTTATAATCAGATTTTTTCAGGATGAGTACGTTCTGGAAGTAGTAGTAATGCACCTATTAAGAAACATAGACCACCTGTAAATGTTCCGAGATTAACAAGAGTTATATTGACAGGATTGCCTGTTAGTGGAAGTATGAATGCAGAAATTGCAGAAATACCAAATGCTATTGACCCTATTAGGTTTAAAGCTGCTATTTGCCATGAAAGACTTCCGATCTTCCAGGAGAATAGGGAGTGTCCTACTTCTATCCATACAAGTCCACTTGCAACTAAAAAGCATATGGATCCATATACATCGGGAGTCCATACTTGACTGTTTATCTGTTGGATAGTCATTAAGCTGTTCAGTGCATAAAAAGTACTAATATTAAAAAATATTGTTCCAATAAACTGGATCAATACAGCCAACCAATCAATTCTTCTTGGTTCCCATGTAAATAAACGTATTTTTTCCTTTAATTTTAAACCTTTAGGAGTTTGACGTGCATTTATTGTTTCAATGTACTGAGCTAGAGCTGCTGTTGTGAAAAATAACGACCCAATAAAAAAAGTCATTCCATCCAGGTTATTACCAACAATTTTGGGATAGACTGGTGATGAACCCAATGTAAAACATACAGCGCCTACTGCAAAGATCACACCAACCCACCATCCTATTGCTTTAGGTGCCCACAATGTGGATTTGGTACCGCTGTCTAAAAGATTGTGATGTTTACGATGATCTCTTGAAGCCCATCCTATATGAGATCCATTAGGATGTTTAAGTATAGCCTTTGTTACAAATGGCCCTATACCCTCTGCTTTAATACATGACCAATCATCTGGCAGATCGAGTGAGGGAATATTACACGTTAATTTCTTTTCCTTCAATTAATCCCCCATTTTCCCATTATTTCATTAATAAAAATTAGATAAATGACTAGATATAATTCTACTTTTGTTTAGTTTGAGATTTATTAATAGTTTTTCTTCCTTCCTTTATTCCATATAAACCATAATGTATCAATGGATTTATATTTAAGTTCTTTAAATCAGCATTTTCTTTAATATAATAATCTCCATCAAAGTTTTGGTTTGGTTTTCTACCTTCCTTGTACCCGTAATATATATATTGCATTATAGGATCATCACCAGATGATCTGACATCAGGATTATTTTTCAGGTAATATCCAATATCTAATAATTGCTTATTTTTTATTGCCCTATAACCTCTAATATTGATTATTGCATTTTTAATGCCTCTATTTTTCTTTTTTGTAAGAAGATAAACCATATAAAATTTTGTTTCAAGTCTTTGTTTAATGGTTCTCCCTTTATGATTTAGATACCCCATTTCGTATAGATCTGAAGATAATTTATTGATCTGTAAATTTAGTTTATTGATATGTGAATGATATTTTTGTTTTAATTCCTTTAAGGTTAATTCTTTTTCTTTAATTAATTCACGTGACCTTTTTAATTCAGTATCAGTCTGATCCAGTTTCTTTTTAGTTTTTTTTAATTCTTTCTTAACATTTTCTAAAAGATTGGTATAATCACTCATATCATTTATTTTGGTTTCTGACTCTTCTTCTTTAGGATACAAAATTCCATAAACCCCCATAATTCTTCTTTAGTTTACTAAATATAATATTGATTATTAGAAATAAGTTTTGGGTTTAAATAATTTTACATTAGATAATGCTAATTTTCATAAAAAGTAAAAAATCATACCGAAAATTGAGTATTCAAATCGATTAGAAAAGTTGAATAAATATATGAAATTCATTAATTTATTTTATAACCTTCTTTAACATTAACCCACTATATTTCTGCTCTTAGTAGCACTACCTTCACATTTACCTTATCCTTTGTATGGAAATCATATGTCCGGGGTATTGGAAAGGTATAGTGAAATGCATGAGATATGGTTGCTCCTTCTTTTTTGAAGAAATTGGTGATAAATTCCTCTGTTTCCCCAATATGAAATGAATAAACAACAGGAGCAATTTCAAGGGCTTTTATTATGAACAATCGGTCAGCTCCTTTCCTGTTAGCTTTTTGAGCCCCAAATGGAGGGTTTTGTATTACTGTATCTGCAGTTTCATGGAAATCCTTAATGTCACTTGTTACAAAATTTGTTTTGGATTTAACACCCAGTTTTTCCGCCTGTGAATTTGCAATTGAGATTGCATCAATATCAATATCCACACCAACAGATTCTTCAGCACCCAAAAGTGCAGATCCAATTGCAAAGATACCTGTTCCACAACCAAGATCTACTACCTTCATACCCTTGATATCACCAATTGAATTTGCATTCCATAGAACATCTGCAGCTATAACAGAAGGTGTTGAATACTGTTCAAGATTTATTTTTGGACTTTCATGGTATGGAATATCCTGTAAAACCATTTCGAGTTGTCTTTTTTTTGTGAACATTTAATCTCATCTTGTAATCAATAATTTTATTGTATTTATTTTCGATTTATGATAATATATTTAGGGATATTATAATTTGCTTTAACGTGTTAATAGAAATATTCATAACAACTCATTTATAAACAAGGTTTGGTAATGGAAATGAAAATATAAATTTATTACACAGTTCAAATAAAAATAAATATATAATAATTAGTTAAAAAAAGATTTTAAATCTAATAAACTTGTAATATGGGAAATAAAATTCTCAAGGAAGGATATCATGTTTAAAAAGGTCTTAATTGCCAATCGTGGTGAAATCGCAATAAGAGTAATGAGAGCGTGCAGAGAACTAGATATTAAAAGTATTGCAGTATACTCCGATGCAGATAAAAATTCTCTTTTTAGAAAATACGCCGACGAAGCATACAATATTGGTGAACCTGCACCTGCTAAAAGTTATTTGAATATTGATAAAATAATTGATGTAGCACTTAAATCAGGAGCCGAAGCAATACACCCTGGATATGGATTTCTAGCAGAAAACTCTCTTCTGGGAGAAGAATGTGAAAAACATGGAATAAAATTGGTAGGCCCTAGTGGACGGGTTATTGAAGAAATGGGAAGTAAAATAACTTCTAAAAAGCTCATGAAAAAAGCAGGAGTTCCTGTAATACCTGGTGCCAGCAAAGGAATAGAAACAGCCGAAGAAGCAGCTAAAATGGCGGAAGCCATAGGTTATCCTGTTATTATTAAAGCGTCTGCTGGTGGTGGTGGAATTGGTATGAGAACTGTCTACGAAGAAGACGAACTTGTAAGAGCCATAGAATCCACACAGTCTGTTGCTGCATCTGCATTTGGTGATTCAACAGTTTACGTTGAGAAATATATTGAAGAACCCCGACACATAGAATTCCAGATACTTGCAGATGAACACGGAAACACCATACATGTAGCTGACAGAGAATGTTCAATTCAAAGAAGGCATCAAAAACTTATTGAAGAAGCTCCTTCTCCCATAATGACCGAAGAACTCCGAAATGAAATGGGCGGCACTGCTGTGAAGGCTGCATCATACATAGGATATACAAATGCAGGTACAGTAGAATTCATATATTCAGAAGGTGAATATTACTTCTTGGAAATGAACACCAGAATTCAGGTGGAACATCCTATAACCGAAGTAATAACTGGAGTTGATCTTGTTAAAGAACAGCTTAAAATAGCTTCAGGTAAAGAACTATGCTGTGCTCAAGATGAAATATCGGTTAGAGGCCATGCCATTGAATGCAGAATAAATGCAGAGGATCCACTTAATGATTTTGCACCCAATCCCGGTAAAATTACTGGTTATCGTTCTCCTGGTGGTAATGGTGTTAGGGTAGATAGTGGTGTTTACAACAATTATTCAATACCTCCATATTATGATTCAATGATATCCAAACTCATTGTATGGGGAAGAACCCGTAACGAAGCAATTGCACGTATGCAGAGGGCCCTATCAGAATATATAATTCTTGGTGTTAAAACAACCATTCCATTTCACAAATCAATGATGTCCAATCAACATTTCAAGGATGCAAGCTTACACACCCACTTTGTTGATCAGTACAAAAAAGAGATAATTGAAAATATTGAAAAGGTTATCCAGAAGGATAAAGAGATGGAAGCTCGTCTTAAATCTACATTTTTACCTTCTAGAAAGGTTGCTGCAGTATCTGCTGCTGTATCAAGTTATATGGCCGATTCAATTAAAAAAACCGAATAGAATACTGGTAAGAGGATTTTAAATGACTAAAAAGAAAATATTAAAAACCCTTTACGAAAAAAAGGATGAATATATTCCTGTTGAAGAATTTGTAAATGAAACTGGTAAATCTCAAAAAGAGGTTGAAAATGAATTTCTCACACTTGAAGATGAAGGTTATATTATAAACTACTCTAAATCAGGTTATAGGCTCATAAAAACTCCAAATCTTCTATTACCATATGAAGTGAAAAGGGAACTTAAAACAAACTTTATTGGTCATGATATTCATTATTTCAAAGAAGTAGATTCAACTAACGACGTAGCCAAGTACCTTGCCGAGGAGGGTGCAGAGGAAGGAACAATAGTTATAGCAGAAATTCAAAACAGAGGAAAGGGCAGAAGAGGTAAAACATGGATTTCACCACCTGGAGGGGTTTGGATGTCCATAATACTCAGACCAGATATACCTCCTTTCAATGCACCGCAGCTAACACTGGTTACAGGAGTGGCAGTTGCAGAAACACTGAAAAAAGAATGTAACCTAGATGTGGGCATTAAATGGCCTAATGACATATTGATAGGAAATAAAAAGGTATGTGGAATATTAACAGAAGTTAATGCCAGTATTGAAAAGATTAACTATGTTATAGTTGGAATAGGAATAGATATGAATGTGGATGTTCCTCTGTTCCCACCAGACCTTCAGAAGGGTGCCACATCTCTTAAAAATGAATTAGACACAGAAATTAATGGGGCCATTCTTGTACAAAAGTTTCTACTAGAATTTGAAACTATATACAACGAATTTAAGGCAGGTAAATTTCCAGAAATTCTTAAAGAATGGCGTTCATTATCAAAAACAATCGGTAACAACGTTGAAGTAAGAACTAGGGGCAAAACTATACGTGGAGAAGCCGTGGGGATTAATAAAGAGGGAATACTAATACTGGAACTTGAAGATGGCAGTCTAGAAAAGATCATTTCTGGTGAGTGTCTACACATCAACAACAGTTAAAATACGTTAAATATCTAATTTTTATTTTTTTTATAAAGATAGATAAATTAATACTTAATGTTAACAATATAATAATTGTGCATTTATCCTAATGTTGGAAAATACCCCATCCGTGAGGGTGTGGATGAATCCAACCATAATCACCTAATTCAATACATTAGAGGATCCAATGAATAAAAAAATAATTACCATTATAGCACTTTTTATAATAATTTTTGGGTTAGCTATGTATTTATACAGTAGCAGTATTCATGTAACCCATTGACCCAAGGCCCTAATATAACCTCTTCTGATAGGGTACTTATTGTTGCACCACATCCTGACGATGAAACAATTGCATGTGGAGGATTAATAAGATACTGTGTTAAAAATAACATACCATTATCTGTTGTGGTTGTTACAAATGGTGGAAAAGGACATATGGGGGTTGTAAGGTATCAGGAGTCTATTAATGCAACAATGACTTTGGGACTTCCACCAGAAAATATAACATTTTTAGATTATCCCCAGGCACTTCAGTATCTATTCAATGATAATTGGAACCATCCTTGGGAAGAAGATGGTAACTCCACTCAAAATGTATTTGCTTACCAAAAAAATGCTCTTTACACTGGAGATAACGTTGAAAAAAATTTGGAAAGCACCATCAAGGATTTCAATCCAACCATAATTATTTACCCATATCCAAATGACGCAAATCCAGATCACTGGGGAACAAGTTCATTTGTTGAATATGCAACCAATAACCTCAATTATACTGGTAAAAAGTATAGCTATCCCGTACATGTTGCTTCACAATGGCCATTTCCAAGATCATATTTTCCACCAATGAATCTGTTACCTCCTTCATTCCTGAAAAATCAAATTAATTGGCTAGTATTTCCAATAAATGATTCGGATGAAAAAATCAAATACAAAGCTATTAACAGTTACAAAAGCCAATTACAAGAAGATCCAACTTTTTTATTATCATATGTCCGGAAAAATGAGTTGTTTATACCCTATGAACAGGGTACTGTCCAGGAAAAACCTGTTTCAATAGATTATATTAATAACAACCAATTTCCACCAACACTATTCAAGGATCCTGTTGGTGATACACTCGTTAAACCTCCACTTGATACTCTTTACTCAACTGTAAGTAACCTCAATTTAATGGATTTAACAGATATTGGATTTGACGAAGACAATAACACTATCTGGATGTCATTGAAGACAGTGGGAGGTCCATCAAAAATAGGAATATACAATTTTCATATCCGAGGCTTTGGAAGTTCTGGTGTAAACAGAATAGATGTTAAAGTACAGAACGGAACCTGTAATTATGTAATGTTAGCATCCAACAGTTTAAAACCAGATTCATTGAAAGGTAAGGTTAATGATAATGGAATAATCATAGCATACCATCAAATCTATTGAATGATCAAAAATACATGTTAAGTGTTGATGATATGAGAAACAATCAGTTCCTTGATAGAACTGGATGGTACACTGTAAATATTATTTCATAAAATTTAACATCTATTTATCGAGAAGTCCTCTTCCAAAAGGGGAGGGGGATGAATTGATAGTCTAGAAACAATTTTATAGTTATAGTGTAATGTACATAACTATGGAATATGGGCTTGACAGAGGGTCACATTCAGTATATGCACTACAAATATCACCTTGTACAGGTTGTGAAATTCCGTAGAAAAGCATTAGTCAATGATGAAATAACAGATTATCTTAAATAGAAAATCCTGAAATAAGCGAAACATTTGAAGTAACAGTCCTAAACATAGAATGTGATAAAGACCATTTTCCACATGATATTCAAATCAAAACCCACCTTAAACATTCCAAAATACTTAAACAGCATTAAAACAATTACTTCACGTGAAATTAAACGTAACTATCCAGAAGTGAAACAATTACTATGGAAACATGCGTTTTGGTCACCATCATATTTCCTAACAACCACAGGACAAACCACTCTTGTTGTGCTTATCAAATATGTTGAAAGTCAAGGGGAGAAAAAATAAATGTTAACTCAAAAGATACGTATATTCCCAGATAAGGAAGAGGTGTTATGGTTTCTTAGTGAACATTGTAGATTATTATATAATTTCGCATTATCTGAACGTAAAACAGCATGGAAAGAAAACAATGAATCAATAACCTATACTATGCAGCAAAACCAGTTACCAGAACTTAAAAAGAAATATTCCAAATACGGCATGGTATATTCTAAGGTTTTGCAGATGACTCTATGCACATTGGATGCTAATTTCAAATCATTTTTCAGTCTATATAAAAAAGGCCATAAAGATGCAAGACCACCAAAATACAAAGGTAAAAAATATTTTACAACATTAAAGTACAATCAATCAGGATTCAAACTAAAAAAGGGATATATACAATTTTCACACAAATACAAAGACACACCATTAATTTTCAAAATACCTGAAAAGTTTAGTTTCAAAAAGGTTAAAGAAGTACAGATATTCCAAAAAAAGAACCAATACTACATTAGCATCACCCACAAACCAACCCAAAAACAATACAATGATAATGGAAAGTACCAAGCTATTGATTTAGGAATAACCAAGATAGTTACAGCAGTAAATAGTAAAGGACGGTTTTTAGAAGTTAGAACTCCACTTCCAGATAAATATTCGAATCCCACAATCAGCAAACTACAAAGCAGACGTGACCATTGCAAAAAATATAGTAGAAATTGGTATAAACTAAATAAAGTCATTAATAAACTTAAACAGAAACAATCTAATCAGATTAAGGATTTTCAGCATAAAACTTCAAGGAAAATAATTGATAATACTCGTGCTAATACGATTATTGTTGGTGATTTGAATGTTAAAGGTATGGCTAAATCAAAGAATAAAGGTTTGAATCGTGCCACTCAAAACACAGGTTATCTGGCTCGTTTCACCAAATTCTTAACCTACAAAGCAAAACTTGTAGGTAAGAAAGTAATAAGAATTGATGAACGAAACACCAGTAAAACTTGTTGTAACTGTGGTAAAATACATGATATGAAGTTATATAATCGGAATATGATATGTGAATGTGGAAACAATCTTGACCGAGATAAAAATAGCAGCATAAATATTATGCTCCGTTTCCTATCACAAAATGGCTTGTGGACAGCCTATCAACAGTTCGTTGATAATCTGCGACAAACAGTCCCATCATTAGATGGTGCACTCGCAGGAAACCCCAATGCGATAGCATGGGGTAATTCACTTCACACTAATAATTGCAGATTCACCAATTGATCCTTTAACATGAAATTTTTTATCAATAAACTTCTCAGTCACATGAATATTGGTAACTGCATGCTGTGTAAGTTCAGATG
This sequence is a window from Methanobacterium sp. SMA-27. Protein-coding genes within it:
- a CDS encoding METTL5 family protein, with the translated sequence MFTKKRQLEMVLQDIPYHESPKINLEQYSTPSVIAADVLWNANSIGDIKGMKVVDLGCGTGIFAIGSALLGAEESVGVDIDIDAISIANSQAEKLGVKSKTNFVTSDIKDFHETADTVIQNPPFGAQKANRKGADRLFIIKALEIAPVVYSFHIGETEEFITNFFKKEGATISHAFHYTFPIPRTYDFHTKDKVNVKVVLLRAEI
- a CDS encoding acetyl-CoA carboxylase biotin carboxylase subunit — its product is MFKKVLIANRGEIAIRVMRACRELDIKSIAVYSDADKNSLFRKYADEAYNIGEPAPAKSYLNIDKIIDVALKSGAEAIHPGYGFLAENSLLGEECEKHGIKLVGPSGRVIEEMGSKITSKKLMKKAGVPVIPGASKGIETAEEAAKMAEAIGYPVIIKASAGGGGIGMRTVYEEDELVRAIESTQSVAASAFGDSTVYVEKYIEEPRHIEFQILADEHGNTIHVADRECSIQRRHQKLIEEAPSPIMTEELRNEMGGTAVKAASYIGYTNAGTVEFIYSEGEYYFLEMNTRIQVEHPITEVITGVDLVKEQLKIASGKELCCAQDEISVRGHAIECRINAEDPLNDFAPNPGKITGYRSPGGNGVRVDSGVYNNYSIPPYYDSMISKLIVWGRTRNEAIARMQRALSEYIILGVKTTIPFHKSMMSNQHFKDASLHTHFVDQYKKEIIENIEKVIQKDKEMEARLKSTFLPSRKVAAVSAAVSSYMADSIKKTE
- a CDS encoding biotin--[acetyl-CoA-carboxylase] ligase; this encodes MTKKKILKTLYEKKDEYIPVEEFVNETGKSQKEVENEFLTLEDEGYIINYSKSGYRLIKTPNLLLPYEVKRELKTNFIGHDIHYFKEVDSTNDVAKYLAEEGAEEGTIVIAEIQNRGKGRRGKTWISPPGGVWMSIILRPDIPPFNAPQLTLVTGVAVAETLKKECNLDVGIKWPNDILIGNKKVCGILTEVNASIEKINYVIVGIGIDMNVDVPLFPPDLQKGATSLKNELDTEINGAILVQKFLLEFETIYNEFKAGKFPEILKEWRSLSKTIGNNVEVRTRGKTIRGEAVGINKEGILILELEDGSLEKIISGECLHINNS
- a CDS encoding PIG-L deacetylase family protein; this encodes MTQGPNITSSDRVLIVAPHPDDETIACGGLIRYCVKNNIPLSVVVVTNGGKGHMGVVRYQESINATMTLGLPPENITFLDYPQALQYLFNDNWNHPWEEDGNSTQNVFAYQKNALYTGDNVEKNLESTIKDFNPTIIIYPYPNDANPDHWGTSSFVEYATNNLNYTGKKYSYPVHVASQWPFPRSYFPPMNLLPPSFLKNQINWLVFPINDSDEKIKYKAINSYKSQLQEDPTFLLSYVRKNELFIPYEQGTVQEKPVSIDYINNNQFPPTLFKDPVGDTLVKPPLDTLYSTVSNLNLMDLTDIGFDEDNNTIWMSLKTVGGPSKIGIYNFHIRGFGSSGVNRIDVKVQNGTCNYVMLASNSLKPDSLKGKVNDNGIIIAYHQIY
- a CDS encoding RNA-guided endonuclease TnpB family protein; amino-acid sequence: MLTQKIRIFPDKEEVLWFLSEHCRLLYNFALSERKTAWKENNESITYTMQQNQLPELKKKYSKYGMVYSKVLQMTLCTLDANFKSFFSLYKKGHKDARPPKYKGKKYFTTLKYNQSGFKLKKGYIQFSHKYKDTPLIFKIPEKFSFKKVKEVQIFQKKNQYYISITHKPTQKQYNDNGKYQAIDLGITKIVTAVNSKGRFLEVRTPLPDKYSNPTISKLQSRRDHCKKYSRNWYKLNKVINKLKQKQSNQIKDFQHKTSRKIIDNTRANTIIVGDLNVKGMAKSKNKGLNRATQNTGYLARFTKFLTYKAKLVGKKVIRIDERNTSKTCCNCGKIHDMKLYNRNMICECGNNLDRDKNSSINIMLRFLSQNGLWTAYQQFVDNLRQTVPSLDGALAGNPNAIAWGNSLHTNNCRFTN